In one Streptomyces venezuelae genomic region, the following are encoded:
- a CDS encoding AMP-dependent synthetase/ligase yields the protein MTTILRLPGDPADITLPALLLRNAEDHGDLPALSWRTGEEWSTLTWREARRKVAVLAAGYAALGVERGEHVLMMMGNRPEHWLSDLALVHLGAVPVTVYATAAPEQVAHIVRHSRARFAIVEGAGELPRWEPLLADDTAPLERLVVVEAAEAGEHRTYGSLHATGSRLFNPDAFEKGWRENRPTDALTVVYTSGTTGDPKGVRLTHRNVLVGGVALDGVVEFPDHVGHICYLPFAHIAERLLGIYLPVLRAAHVHLCADPAQVAATARELHPFQFFGVPRVWEKLAASVRAALAGLPEERRRAIEAANETARAHVACRERREEPSEALQSAYEEARRDILDPLLSLAGFDRLVWTASASAPMPLDVSRFWAGFGLVIMDAWGLTETSGVVTTNSPDGFRLGSVGRPLEGLDVRIAEDGEILVRGATVFDGYLRPDGGLDDARDADGWFATGDIGRLDEDGYLWLTDRKKEMIVTSTGKNVSPALVENTLKEHPLVGQALVHGDGRSYLVALLVLDREMTPAWAAARGIDVEGDPATHEAVRAEVERAVEAANARLNRTEQIKRYRLLSEEWGPETGELTPSLKLRRRVIRDKYMQVIDGMYTP from the coding sequence ATGACCACGATCCTGCGACTCCCCGGAGATCCTGCCGACATCACGCTCCCCGCCCTGCTGCTCCGCAATGCCGAGGACCACGGAGATCTTCCCGCGCTCTCCTGGCGCACGGGGGAGGAGTGGTCGACGCTCACCTGGCGCGAGGCGCGGCGCAAGGTCGCCGTCCTGGCCGCCGGTTACGCCGCGCTCGGCGTGGAGCGCGGCGAACACGTCCTGATGATGATGGGCAACCGCCCCGAGCACTGGCTGAGCGACCTCGCCCTGGTGCACCTCGGCGCCGTCCCCGTCACCGTGTACGCCACCGCGGCCCCCGAGCAGGTCGCACACATCGTCCGGCACAGCCGGGCCCGCTTCGCGATCGTCGAGGGCGCGGGTGAACTGCCGCGCTGGGAGCCCCTCCTGGCGGACGACACCGCACCCCTGGAGCGCCTCGTCGTCGTTGAGGCCGCCGAAGCGGGCGAGCACCGCACGTACGGCTCCCTGCACGCCACCGGCAGCCGCCTGTTCAACCCCGACGCCTTCGAGAAGGGGTGGCGCGAGAACCGCCCCACCGACGCCCTCACCGTCGTCTACACCTCCGGCACCACCGGCGACCCCAAGGGCGTACGCCTCACCCACCGCAACGTCCTCGTGGGCGGCGTCGCCCTGGACGGCGTCGTCGAGTTCCCCGACCACGTGGGCCACATCTGCTATCTGCCCTTCGCACACATCGCGGAGCGCCTGCTCGGCATCTACCTGCCGGTGCTGCGCGCCGCCCACGTCCATCTGTGCGCCGACCCCGCCCAGGTGGCCGCCACCGCGCGCGAACTGCACCCCTTCCAGTTCTTCGGTGTCCCGCGCGTGTGGGAGAAGCTGGCCGCCTCCGTACGGGCGGCGCTCGCCGGGCTGCCCGAGGAGCGGCGCCGCGCCATCGAGGCCGCCAACGAGACGGCACGCGCGCACGTGGCCTGCCGGGAGCGGCGCGAGGAGCCGTCGGAGGCTCTCCAGTCCGCGTACGAGGAGGCCAGGAGGGACATCCTGGACCCGCTCCTCAGTCTGGCCGGGTTCGACCGGCTCGTGTGGACGGCGAGCGCCTCCGCGCCGATGCCGCTGGACGTCTCCCGCTTCTGGGCCGGGTTCGGACTCGTGATCATGGACGCGTGGGGGCTCACCGAGACCTCCGGCGTGGTCACCACGAACAGTCCCGACGGCTTCCGGCTCGGCTCGGTGGGCCGCCCCCTGGAGGGGCTCGACGTACGCATCGCGGAGGACGGCGAGATCCTCGTGCGCGGCGCCACCGTCTTCGACGGCTATCTGCGGCCCGACGGAGGTCTCGACGACGCCCGGGACGCGGACGGCTGGTTCGCCACCGGCGACATCGGACGGCTCGACGAGGACGGCTACCTCTGGCTGACCGACCGCAAGAAGGAAATGATCGTGACGTCGACGGGCAAGAACGTCTCGCCCGCCCTCGTCGAGAACACGCTCAAGGAGCACCCTCTTGTAGGGCAGGCCCTCGTCCACGGGGACGGCCGCTCCTACCTCGTGGCGCTGCTCGTCCTCGACCGGGAGATGACACCCGCCTGGGCCGCCGCGCGCGGGATCGATGTAGAGGGCGATCCGGCCACGCACGAGGCCGTGCGGGCGGAGGTGGAGCGCGCGGTCGAGGCCGCCAACGCGCGCCTCAACCGCACCGAGCAGATCAAGCGCTACCGGCTCCTCAGCGAGGAATGGGGACCCGAGACGGGCGAGCTGACACCGTCCCTCAAGCTGCGCCGACGGGTGATCCGTGACAAGTACATGCAGGTCA
- a CDS encoding MerR family transcriptional regulator, translated as MATETGEPTFTVDELAARAGVTVRTIRFYSTKGLLPPPVIGPRRVGHYGSEHLSRLALIEELQHQGMTLAAIERYLEQLPADLSAHDLAIHRALVASWAPDSAEDVPRAELERRAGRALDDEDLDRLAAMGVVARTQAPGTYRVDPGLLRLGVQLLDVPIAHETILAARTVLLEHTRSAAGELSRLFRDEVWGPYRARESDAEDAEQVAAMRSLSAHMQPMVVQALVTAFQRSLKEELREWLKES; from the coding sequence GTGGCGACCGAGACGGGTGAGCCGACGTTCACGGTCGACGAACTCGCCGCGCGCGCGGGGGTCACGGTCCGCACGATCCGCTTCTACAGCACCAAGGGCCTGCTGCCACCGCCCGTGATCGGCCCGCGCCGTGTCGGCCACTACGGCAGCGAGCACCTGTCCCGGCTCGCGCTCATCGAGGAGTTGCAGCACCAGGGCATGACGCTCGCCGCGATCGAGCGGTACCTGGAACAGCTGCCCGCGGACCTGAGCGCGCACGACCTGGCCATCCACCGCGCCCTGGTGGCCTCCTGGGCGCCCGACTCGGCGGAGGACGTCCCGCGCGCCGAGCTGGAGCGCAGGGCGGGCCGTGCGCTCGACGACGAGGACCTGGACCGCCTCGCGGCGATGGGCGTGGTCGCCAGGACCCAGGCCCCGGGGACGTACCGCGTGGACCCGGGCCTGTTGCGCCTGGGCGTGCAGCTCCTGGACGTGCCCATCGCGCACGAGACGATCCTCGCGGCGCGCACGGTCCTGCTCGAGCACACGCGCTCGGCGGCCGGTGAGCTGTCCCGGCTCTTCCGCGACGAGGTCTGGGGCCCCTACCGCGCGCGCGAATCGGACGCCGAGGACGCCGAGCAGGTGGCGGCGATGCGGTCGCTGTCGGCGCACATGCAGCCGATGGTGGTGCAGGCGCTGGTGACGGCGTTCCAGCGCTCGCTCAAGGAGGAGCTGAGGGAGTGGCTCAAGGAGAGCTGA